From a single Couchioplanes caeruleus genomic region:
- a CDS encoding cellulose binding domain-containing protein, whose product MNRIPGRSAIRSTVVALTAALTVGAAVAAIPRIATADVVTAAAGVEDEGAGCPVPALPDTGALPTVAKLPDPFKKIDGTRIATRSEWTCRREEIKKQAERYVYGEKPAKPQTVTGTVTSTNITVNVSHQGKSSSFSAKVELPGGSGPFPAVVVLGGFGADTATIKAAGAAVITYDPYAVGKEGTPRSNKQGAFYSIYGSSSSTGLLMAWAWGVSRIIDVIEQSGGTILRPDATGVTGCSRFGKGAFVIGAFDQRIALTMPIESGSGGVPIFRGIPGEGAQSLSSAYGEQPWLGDAFGSFTSSPARLPVDTHEMVAMVAPRGLFIMDNPHIVNLGPKSASVAALGGAEVYKALGVGDNITYWSDIQDGNHCANRPEWRTPLQQNIQKFLLKTGNAAGTMRISSKAAGNLAEWRDWQTPALSTGTPSTPPSGPGPSDPPPSNPPPSDPPPASAGCTASISVNAWNGGFVGTVKVTAGATDINGWAVGLTLPAGATVTSSWNTTRTGASGAVQFANVSYNGRVTAGQATEFGFQATGTSAAMTPTCTPA is encoded by the coding sequence GTGAACAGAATCCCGGGCCGCTCGGCGATCCGCTCGACCGTGGTCGCGCTCACCGCAGCGCTCACGGTCGGCGCCGCGGTGGCGGCCATTCCCCGGATCGCCACCGCGGACGTCGTCACGGCGGCCGCCGGCGTCGAGGACGAGGGCGCCGGCTGCCCGGTGCCCGCCCTGCCCGACACCGGCGCGCTGCCCACCGTCGCGAAGCTCCCCGACCCGTTCAAGAAGATCGACGGGACCCGCATCGCGACCAGATCCGAGTGGACCTGCCGGCGGGAGGAGATCAAAAAGCAGGCCGAGCGATACGTGTACGGCGAGAAGCCCGCAAAGCCGCAGACGGTCACGGGTACGGTCACCAGCACGAACATCACGGTGAACGTGTCGCACCAGGGCAAGAGCTCGAGCTTCTCCGCCAAGGTCGAGCTGCCCGGCGGCTCCGGCCCGTTCCCGGCCGTCGTCGTGCTCGGCGGGTTCGGCGCCGACACCGCCACGATCAAGGCAGCCGGCGCCGCGGTCATCACCTACGACCCGTACGCCGTCGGCAAGGAGGGCACGCCCCGCAGCAACAAGCAGGGCGCGTTCTACAGCATCTACGGCTCGTCCAGCAGCACCGGCCTGCTCATGGCGTGGGCCTGGGGCGTCAGCCGGATCATCGACGTGATCGAGCAGTCCGGCGGCACGATCCTGCGCCCCGACGCGACGGGCGTCACCGGCTGCTCCCGCTTCGGCAAGGGCGCGTTCGTCATCGGCGCCTTCGACCAGCGCATCGCACTGACCATGCCGATCGAGTCGGGCAGCGGTGGCGTACCGATCTTCCGCGGCATCCCCGGCGAGGGCGCACAGAGCCTCAGCAGCGCGTACGGCGAACAGCCCTGGCTGGGCGACGCGTTCGGCTCCTTCACGAGCAGCCCGGCCCGCCTCCCGGTCGACACCCACGAGATGGTCGCCATGGTCGCGCCGCGCGGCCTGTTCATCATGGACAACCCGCACATCGTGAACCTCGGCCCGAAGTCGGCGAGCGTGGCAGCCCTGGGCGGCGCCGAGGTCTACAAGGCCCTCGGCGTGGGCGACAACATCACCTACTGGTCCGACATCCAGGACGGCAACCACTGCGCCAACCGGCCGGAATGGCGTACGCCGCTGCAGCAGAACATCCAGAAGTTCCTGCTGAAGACGGGCAACGCGGCGGGGACCATGCGCATCTCCAGCAAGGCGGCCGGCAACCTCGCCGAATGGCGCGACTGGCAGACCCCGGCCCTCAGCACCGGCACGCCCAGCACCCCGCCGTCCGGCCCCGGCCCCTCCGACCCGCCGCCCAGCAACCCGCCGCCCTCGGACCCGCCGCCCGCTTCCGCCGGGTGCACCGCGAGCATCTCGGTCAACGCGTGGAACGGCGGCTTCGTCGGCACCGTCAAGGTCACCGCGGGCGCCACGGACATCAACGGCTGGGCAGTCGGCCTCACCCTGCCGGCCGGCGCGACCGTCACCAGCAGCTGGAACACCACCCGTACCGGCGCGAGCGGAGCCGTGCAGTTCGCCAACGTCTCGTACAACGGCCGGGTGACCGCCGGTCAGGCCACGGAATTCGGCTTCCAGGCCACCGGCACGAGCGCCGCAATGACACCGACCTGTACGCCCGCCTGA
- a CDS encoding CPBP family intramembrane glutamic endopeptidase: protein MTATVDRPAATRRETGFEIAVVLLLSLGQSAVYAVVSLVAKLTAGKPLSQQTATLNPSQSPRPYLDLTYQLLGIFFALVPVLLALYLLHRDRLEPVRTLGLDLRRPGPDLGRGAGLAAAIGIPGLLLVYAAAQLGLNAQIIPAALKPVWWAIPVLIIAAMQNAILEEVIVVGYLITRLRSFGWRLGWIVAASAVLRGSYHLYQGFGAFVGNAVMGVVFALFFLRKGRVMPLIVAHSLLDIAAFVGYTLLPDDWLRWL, encoded by the coding sequence GTGACGGCCACGGTCGATCGCCCGGCGGCCACGCGGCGGGAGACGGGCTTCGAGATCGCGGTCGTGCTGCTGCTGTCGCTCGGTCAGTCGGCGGTGTACGCCGTCGTGTCCCTCGTCGCGAAGCTCACCGCCGGGAAGCCGCTGTCGCAGCAGACCGCCACGCTGAACCCGTCGCAGTCGCCGCGGCCGTACCTCGATCTGACGTACCAGTTGCTGGGCATCTTCTTCGCGCTCGTGCCCGTACTCCTGGCCCTCTATCTGTTGCACCGCGACCGGCTGGAGCCGGTCCGCACGCTCGGCCTGGACCTGCGCCGCCCGGGCCCGGACCTGGGCCGGGGCGCCGGGCTGGCGGCGGCGATCGGCATCCCCGGCCTGCTCCTGGTGTACGCGGCGGCGCAGCTCGGCCTCAACGCGCAGATCATCCCGGCGGCGCTGAAGCCGGTGTGGTGGGCGATCCCCGTGCTGATCATCGCCGCGATGCAGAACGCGATCCTCGAAGAGGTGATCGTGGTCGGCTACCTGATCACCCGGCTGCGCTCGTTCGGCTGGCGGCTGGGCTGGATCGTGGCGGCCAGCGCGGTCCTGCGCGGCTCGTACCACCTCTACCAGGGCTTCGGCGCCTTCGTCGGCAACGCGGTCATGGGCGTGGTGTTCGCGCTGTTCTTCCTGCGCAAGGGCCGGGTCATGCCGCTGATCGTGGCGCACAGCCTGCTCGACATCGCCGCGTTCGTGGGCTACACCCTGCTGCCCGACGACTGGCTCAGGTGGCTGTGA
- a CDS encoding SIR2 family NAD-dependent protein deacylase codes for MTPGERARGLLADARRVVVFTGAGVSAESGIPTFRDALTGLWERFDARALATPRAFRTDPALVWGWYEWRRTLVGRAHPNPAHHAVAGIPGAVVVTQNVDDLHERAGSADVVHLHGSLFEPRCADCGEPWPLPTDPADEPEEGRRLPPPRCARCSGPVRPGVVWFGEALPEAALERAVEVAAACDLMLTIGTSGLVYPAAELPHVAARAGAAVIQINPQPTALDPVADVNLHGPAARMLPSLR; via the coding sequence GTGACGCCCGGGGAGCGGGCCCGCGGCCTGCTCGCCGACGCCCGCCGCGTCGTCGTCTTCACCGGCGCGGGCGTGTCCGCGGAGAGCGGCATCCCGACGTTCCGCGACGCGCTCACCGGCCTGTGGGAACGCTTCGACGCCCGGGCGCTGGCCACCCCGCGCGCGTTCCGCACCGACCCCGCCCTGGTCTGGGGCTGGTACGAGTGGCGCCGCACGCTCGTCGGCCGCGCACACCCCAATCCGGCGCACCACGCCGTCGCGGGCATCCCGGGAGCTGTGGTCGTCACGCAGAACGTCGACGACCTCCACGAGCGGGCCGGCTCCGCGGACGTGGTGCACCTGCACGGCAGCCTCTTCGAGCCGCGTTGCGCCGACTGCGGGGAGCCGTGGCCGCTGCCCACCGACCCGGCCGACGAGCCCGAGGAGGGACGGCGGTTGCCGCCACCGCGGTGCGCACGCTGTTCCGGGCCCGTACGCCCCGGCGTGGTGTGGTTCGGCGAGGCCTTGCCGGAGGCCGCGCTGGAGCGCGCGGTGGAGGTGGCGGCCGCCTGCGACCTGATGCTGACCATCGGCACCTCCGGGCTGGTGTACCCGGCGGCCGAGCTGCCGCACGTGGCTGCCCGCGCCGGCGCCGCGGTCATCCAGATCAATCCACAACCGACGGCCCTGGACCCGGTGGCCGACGTGAACTTGCACGGCCCCGCGGCACGCATGCTGCCCTCACTCCGATAA
- a CDS encoding sensor histidine kinase: MRWELNRLALAITSMVALAFLVPLIYATGKIAHDRAIGDARQQAAAMVAALAVNADPQLLTSAVASTVAGSAGRLAVHLPGIAPVGHSHVSDAEVAQANLYRRPVTADAAGGLVYLQPSVLSDGRSVVIEVFVPDEEMRRGVWPAWLALGGLAIVLVAGSVLFADRLGGRLVRATRDLAGSSRRLGAGDLAVRVDPSGPPELRDAANAFNAMAADLRRLLDAERELAADLSHRLRTPLTALRLDAETMPPGPIGDRMRQACDMLDEELEAIIAGARLGVEARGNQQSDLVEVLADRLAFWSALAEDQFRPWEVVGGQTPVPVPLPRSELILAVDSLLGNVFAHTPEGVAFRVTVSPAGLLVDDAGPGIADPQAAVQRGVSGAGSTGLGLDIVRRVAEAAGGRLEISRGPLGGARIGLVLPVREEAPPPPPPRPAARRRRTPS, translated from the coding sequence GTGAGATGGGAGCTGAACCGGCTGGCACTCGCCATCACCTCGATGGTCGCGCTGGCCTTCCTCGTGCCGCTGATCTACGCCACCGGGAAGATCGCCCACGACCGGGCCATCGGTGACGCCCGGCAGCAGGCGGCCGCGATGGTCGCGGCGCTCGCCGTCAACGCCGACCCGCAGTTGCTGACCAGCGCGGTCGCCAGCACGGTCGCGGGCAGCGCGGGCCGGCTCGCGGTGCACCTGCCCGGCATCGCGCCGGTCGGCCACAGCCACGTCAGCGACGCGGAGGTCGCGCAGGCCAACCTCTACCGGCGACCGGTCACCGCCGATGCCGCCGGCGGGCTCGTCTACCTGCAGCCGAGCGTGCTGAGCGACGGGCGGTCCGTGGTGATCGAGGTCTTCGTGCCGGACGAGGAGATGCGCCGGGGCGTGTGGCCGGCGTGGCTGGCGCTGGGTGGCCTGGCGATCGTGCTGGTCGCCGGCTCGGTGCTGTTCGCCGACCGGCTCGGCGGCCGCCTGGTGCGCGCCACCCGGGACCTGGCGGGCTCCAGCCGCCGCCTCGGCGCCGGTGATCTCGCCGTGCGCGTCGACCCGTCCGGGCCGCCGGAGCTGCGGGACGCGGCGAACGCCTTCAACGCGATGGCCGCCGACCTGCGCCGCCTGCTCGACGCGGAACGGGAGCTCGCGGCCGACCTCTCGCACCGGCTGCGGACGCCGCTGACCGCGCTGCGGCTGGACGCGGAGACCATGCCGCCCGGACCGATCGGCGACCGGATGCGGCAGGCGTGCGACATGCTCGACGAGGAGCTCGAGGCGATCATCGCCGGCGCCCGCCTCGGCGTGGAGGCGCGCGGCAACCAGCAGTCGGACCTCGTGGAGGTGCTCGCCGACCGGCTGGCGTTCTGGTCGGCGCTGGCCGAGGACCAGTTCCGGCCGTGGGAGGTCGTGGGCGGGCAGACCCCCGTACCCGTGCCCTTGCCGCGCAGCGAGCTGATCCTGGCCGTGGACTCGTTGCTGGGCAACGTCTTCGCGCACACGCCCGAGGGGGTGGCGTTCCGGGTGACGGTCTCGCCGGCCGGGCTGCTCGTCGACGACGCCGGGCCGGGCATCGCCGACCCGCAGGCCGCGGTGCAGCGCGGGGTGAGCGGCGCCGGCTCCACGGGACTCGGCCTCGACATCGTGCGCCGGGTCGCCGAGGCCGCGGGCGGGCGGCTGGAGATCTCCCGGGGGCCGCTCGGCGGGGCGCGGATCGGGCTGGTGCTGCCTGTACGCGAGGAAGCGCCGCCGCCCCCGCCGCCGCGGCCGGCCGCCCGGCGCCGCCGTACGCCTTCATGA
- a CDS encoding alpha/beta hydrolase: MADAVVIPGGRFGPYAPLLMYAGDVAEQRGATVHRHSWSHEFPPPNRPEIESWVAADVAPLIDSVAGRPLLIGKSLGTNAATLTAQRSLPAVWLTPLLTLPWVADALSRATAPFLLVGGTADETWDGDLARRLSPHVLEVRGANHGMYVPGPLTDSVAVLSHVVAATGDFLDAIGWPG, from the coding sequence ATGGCTGACGCGGTCGTGATCCCCGGCGGTCGGTTCGGACCGTACGCCCCGCTCCTCATGTATGCCGGAGACGTGGCAGAACAGCGAGGCGCGACGGTCCACCGCCACTCCTGGTCACACGAGTTCCCGCCGCCCAACCGTCCGGAGATCGAAAGCTGGGTCGCCGCTGACGTCGCTCCGCTGATCGACTCCGTCGCCGGCCGCCCGCTGCTCATCGGCAAATCGCTCGGCACCAACGCGGCCACCCTCACGGCACAGAGATCCTTGCCCGCGGTATGGCTGACGCCCCTGCTCACCCTGCCGTGGGTGGCCGACGCGCTGAGCCGAGCGACGGCGCCGTTCCTGCTGGTGGGCGGCACGGCCGACGAGACGTGGGACGGTGACCTGGCCCGGCGGCTGTCACCTCATGTGCTGGAGGTGAGAGGCGCGAACCACGGCATGTACGTACCGGGCCCGCTCACCGACTCGGTCGCGGTGCTGAGCCATGTTGTCGCCGCCACCGGGGATTTCCTCGACGCCATCGGATGGCCGGGATAA
- a CDS encoding IucA/IucC family C-terminal-domain containing protein, with the protein MFGTSTQLPGLAPDLLIRDTAGWVPSAELAGSALDVLLESSKHRWQAQPHAAAALAWKAYTYWLALPAVLGWASARRVPLLTGTDVLMHFNDPRPLVTLGLHPDITVAVLPSDPLALSGLPEVRVVADEAALLEELRRSLLDEHLTPLLDAIHAKVRLGKRTLMGSLASGVAYAVLRSADVMPGSSAQTIDTLLTALGVEDLIELVPGRAGKLDVQRKTCCLAFTLPKPKVCMGCCIKQA; encoded by the coding sequence ATGTTCGGCACCTCCACGCAGCTGCCCGGCCTCGCGCCCGACCTCCTGATCCGTGACACCGCGGGCTGGGTGCCCTCGGCCGAGCTGGCCGGCAGCGCCCTGGACGTGCTCCTGGAGTCGTCGAAGCACCGCTGGCAGGCCCAGCCGCACGCCGCGGCCGCGCTGGCCTGGAAGGCGTACACGTACTGGCTGGCGCTGCCGGCCGTGCTGGGCTGGGCGTCCGCGCGCCGGGTGCCGCTGCTGACCGGCACGGACGTGCTGATGCACTTCAACGACCCGCGGCCGCTCGTCACGCTCGGCCTGCACCCGGACATCACCGTGGCAGTGCTGCCGTCGGACCCGCTCGCGCTGAGCGGGCTGCCGGAGGTACGCGTCGTGGCGGACGAGGCCGCGCTCCTGGAGGAGCTGCGCCGTTCGCTGCTGGATGAGCACCTCACGCCGCTGCTCGACGCCATCCACGCGAAGGTACGGCTGGGCAAGCGCACGCTGATGGGCTCGCTGGCCTCCGGGGTGGCGTACGCGGTCCTGCGCTCGGCCGACGTCATGCCGGGCTCGTCCGCGCAGACCATCGACACCCTGCTCACCGCGCTCGGCGTCGAGGACCTCATCGAGCTGGTCCCCGGCCGCGCCGGCAAGCTGGACGTGCAGCGCAAGACGTGCTGCCTCGCGTTCACGCTGCCCAAGCCCAAGGTGTGCATGGGCTGCTGCATCAAGCAGGCCTGA
- a CDS encoding DNA mismatch repair protein MutL, giving the protein MRSRRSWFPVLGWCAATLTSVALASVAMLPVLRTATADESALVSVDQLRDSTVFSPTPAPPPPSPGVTSPAPEKPRSPSAARSPSRTRSTPATRTPTTTSPPARDDSTTTVEDGWTVTTNGDGDRTYVRSFRMEGGQTVIRAADGVIKLVTATPADGFSVATVQNTADNLAVYFNEVNHSFIVHVVWQAGKPFAEVSEVGS; this is encoded by the coding sequence GTGCGATCTCGGCGGAGCTGGTTCCCGGTGCTCGGATGGTGCGCGGCCACGCTGACCAGCGTCGCGCTGGCGTCGGTGGCGATGCTGCCGGTGCTGCGTACGGCCACCGCGGACGAGAGCGCCCTGGTGTCGGTCGATCAACTGCGCGACTCGACGGTGTTCAGCCCCACGCCGGCCCCGCCACCGCCGTCGCCGGGCGTCACCTCCCCGGCGCCGGAGAAGCCCCGCTCGCCTTCGGCCGCGCGGAGCCCGTCACGCACCCGCTCCACGCCGGCGACCCGGACCCCGACGACGACCTCGCCGCCGGCCCGGGACGACTCGACGACGACGGTCGAGGACGGCTGGACCGTCACCACGAACGGTGACGGCGACCGTACCTATGTCCGGTCGTTCCGGATGGAGGGCGGCCAGACCGTGATCCGGGCGGCCGACGGCGTCATCAAGCTCGTCACGGCCACGCCGGCGGACGGCTTCTCGGTGGCGACCGTGCAGAACACCGCGGACAACCTCGCCGTCTACTTCAACGAGGTCAACCACAGCTTCATCGTGCACGTGGTGTGGCAGGCCGGAAAACCGTTCGCCGAGGTCAGCGAGGTCGGCTCGTGA
- a CDS encoding DUF4241 domain-containing protein, whose translation MDGLEDDRLEHGRVAGERQFVVVEAGGVVAWPSGRGDGSYPAWIGYDDAGSVACFVADMRL comes from the coding sequence GTGGACGGGCTGGAGGACGACCGGCTGGAGCACGGCCGGGTCGCCGGGGAGCGGCAGTTCGTGGTGGTGGAGGCGGGCGGAGTGGTGGCCTGGCCGAGCGGGCGGGGAGACGGGTCGTATCCCGCCTGGATCGGGTACGACGATGCCGGGTCGGTGGCGTGTTTCGTGGCGGACATGCGGCTGTGA
- a CDS encoding globin domain-containing protein encodes MGDLARLLKESWSLVEEHQDKVAGYFYARIFLSHPDLRELFPVHMDVQRARLLGAIVTAVQTLEDPERFDDYLRSLGRDHRKFHVEPKHYEVVGGALIEAMRHYAGEQWGIEYDQAWADAYAVIASKMMAGADADTNPPYWYAEVTAHERRGHDIAVFTVMPMQPLDFRAGQYMSLECPRFQPRLWRTYSPANAPRRDNSIEFHVRALGAGWVSSALVRRLQVGDMLRLAAPMGSMSLDRRSTRDAVFVAGGTGLAPVKSLLEELTRYNRTRWVHVFFGARTRDDLYDLAALNRLAARYPWLSVVTACSDDPTFPGEQGDISDVVGRYGPWNEHDFFVSGSGPMVRATLKTLAELQVPSIRVKYDSFSET; translated from the coding sequence ATGGGAGACCTCGCGCGTTTGCTCAAGGAGAGCTGGAGCCTCGTCGAGGAGCATCAGGACAAGGTCGCCGGGTACTTCTACGCGCGGATCTTCCTGTCGCATCCCGATCTCCGGGAGCTCTTCCCCGTGCACATGGACGTGCAGCGGGCCCGGTTGCTGGGGGCGATCGTCACCGCGGTGCAGACGCTGGAGGATCCCGAGCGGTTCGACGACTATCTGCGGTCGCTGGGCCGTGATCATCGCAAGTTCCACGTGGAACCGAAGCACTACGAGGTCGTGGGTGGCGCGCTGATCGAGGCGATGCGGCATTACGCCGGGGAGCAGTGGGGAATCGAGTACGACCAGGCCTGGGCCGACGCGTACGCGGTGATCGCCTCGAAGATGATGGCCGGCGCCGACGCCGACACGAACCCGCCGTACTGGTACGCCGAGGTCACCGCGCACGAGCGCCGGGGGCACGACATCGCGGTCTTCACCGTGATGCCGATGCAGCCGCTGGACTTCCGCGCCGGGCAGTACATGAGCCTGGAGTGCCCGCGTTTCCAGCCGAGGTTGTGGCGCACCTACTCACCGGCGAACGCGCCGCGGCGGGACAACTCGATCGAGTTCCACGTCCGCGCGCTCGGCGCCGGCTGGGTCTCCAGCGCGCTGGTGCGCCGCCTGCAGGTCGGTGACATGCTCCGCCTCGCGGCGCCGATGGGGTCGATGAGCCTGGACCGGCGGTCCACCCGCGACGCGGTGTTCGTGGCCGGCGGTACGGGCCTCGCACCGGTGAAATCCCTGCTGGAGGAGCTGACGCGCTACAACCGAACGCGGTGGGTGCATGTGTTCTTCGGCGCCCGTACCCGCGACGACCTGTACGACCTGGCCGCCCTCAACCGCCTCGCCGCCCGCTACCCGTGGCTGTCCGTGGTGACCGCGTGCAGCGACGACCCGACGTTCCCCGGCGAGCAGGGCGACATCTCGGACGTCGTCGGACGGTACGGCCCGTGGAACGAGCACGACTTCTTCGTGTCCGGCTCCGGGCCGATGGTGCGGGCGACGCTCAAGACGCTCGCCGAACTCCAGGTGCCGTCGATCCGCGTCAAGTACGACAGCTTCTCCGAGACCTAG
- a CDS encoding peptide deformylase — protein MTTSPVERAADQFVTALAQWRVERGMTKKQLAARMGFDPSYVSHVEGRRHKPTEDFARRAEAVLAAGGAIWQRFQEYDELRHARGATLHRDPPVPVQWMPPGTGLIVEREVAELTYTQGAYRCRIRRALYNAGVEPVTRYLVKIAVDRYPHDPAGSNRHHRTHPLSFDEMDLHAVAGEGDAAEPMHWRLKLDRDAAKEVWLLFANDHGQFPLYPGERTTIDYAYTVGEEKWGQWFQRAVRLPTRNLTVRLDFPVEFEPQVWGVETSLAAEVPVRTPLERHNDDKRAVFEWSTDAPLLNARYRLEWRFRGQAAPTVGDDAVPRPEAAAAPHGDTPQRATNGHELRASQRMRGIGIVQRGADLLRQRARHFQLPREEVVAREAVDALRTTLDRLEGVHDFSKGVGLAAPQIGLAAAAAVVRPPERGAEPVVLLNPRVVDESGETDEQYEGCLSFFDYRGLVRRPLRVDVEHARFDGTRVITSFERAMARLVSHEIDHLEGRLYVDRMAADATLVPVEEYGQTGRPWTY, from the coding sequence ATGACCACCTCGCCTGTCGAGAGGGCCGCCGACCAGTTCGTGACGGCGCTCGCGCAATGGCGGGTCGAGCGCGGGATGACGAAGAAGCAACTCGCCGCCCGGATGGGCTTCGACCCCTCCTACGTCAGCCACGTCGAAGGCCGCCGGCACAAGCCCACCGAGGACTTCGCCCGGCGTGCCGAGGCGGTGCTGGCCGCCGGCGGCGCCATCTGGCAGAGATTCCAGGAGTACGACGAGCTGCGGCACGCCCGGGGCGCCACGCTGCACCGCGACCCCCCGGTACCCGTGCAGTGGATGCCGCCCGGCACCGGGCTCATCGTCGAGCGTGAGGTGGCGGAGCTCACGTACACGCAGGGGGCGTACCGGTGCCGGATCCGCCGGGCGCTCTACAACGCCGGCGTCGAACCCGTCACCCGCTACCTGGTGAAGATCGCGGTCGACCGCTACCCGCACGACCCCGCCGGCTCCAACCGCCACCACCGTACGCACCCGCTCAGCTTCGACGAGATGGACCTGCACGCGGTCGCGGGCGAGGGCGACGCGGCGGAGCCGATGCACTGGCGGCTCAAGCTCGACCGGGATGCCGCCAAGGAAGTCTGGCTGCTCTTCGCCAACGACCACGGTCAGTTCCCGCTCTATCCGGGAGAACGGACCACGATCGACTACGCGTACACGGTGGGCGAGGAGAAGTGGGGGCAGTGGTTCCAGCGGGCCGTGCGCCTGCCCACCCGCAACCTCACCGTACGGCTGGACTTCCCGGTCGAGTTCGAACCCCAGGTGTGGGGCGTCGAGACCTCCCTCGCAGCCGAGGTGCCGGTCCGTACGCCCCTCGAGCGCCACAACGACGACAAGCGCGCCGTCTTCGAGTGGTCGACCGACGCGCCCCTGCTCAACGCCCGCTACCGCCTCGAGTGGCGGTTCCGCGGGCAAGCCGCACCCACCGTCGGTGACGACGCAGTCCCGCGACCGGAAGCCGCGGCGGCACCGCACGGGGACACACCCCAGCGGGCCACCAACGGTCACGAGCTGAGAGCGAGCCAGCGGATGCGCGGAATCGGCATCGTCCAACGCGGCGCGGACCTGCTGCGCCAGCGCGCCCGTCACTTCCAGCTGCCCCGCGAGGAGGTGGTCGCCCGCGAAGCCGTGGACGCGCTGCGGACCACGCTGGACCGGCTCGAGGGCGTACACGACTTCAGCAAGGGCGTCGGCCTCGCCGCCCCGCAGATCGGCCTGGCCGCCGCGGCGGCCGTCGTCCGCCCGCCCGAGCGCGGCGCCGAGCCGGTCGTGCTGCTCAACCCGCGGGTGGTCGACGAGTCCGGCGAGACCGACGAACAGTACGAGGGCTGCCTGTCGTTCTTCGACTACCGGGGCCTGGTCCGGCGGCCGCTGCGGGTCGACGTGGAACACGCCCGCTTCGACGGCACCCGGGTGATCACGTCGTTCGAGCGCGCGATGGCCAGGCTGGTCAGCCACGAGATCGACCACCTCGAGGGCCGCCTGTACGTGGACCGCATGGCCGCCGACGCGACGCTGGTGCCGGTCGAGGAGTACGGCCAGACCGGCCGGCCGTGGACCTACTGA
- a CDS encoding response regulator transcription factor, protein MALILLVEDDRNITAALTRALTDAGHVVRPVGQAAEALKILTEEQPDLVILDLGLPDIDGTDALRMMRSVSAVPVIVATARRSEADIITLLSDGADDYVTKPFSSGHILARITAVLRRTRAAVDTAPSVITVGELEINPRQRRAALRGQALQLTRREFDVLTYLAERVGQVVSRRELLTEVWNQSRIGEEQTIDVHISWLRRKLGETAAAPRFLHTVRGVGVMMVDPQ, encoded by the coding sequence ATGGCGTTGATCCTGCTGGTCGAGGACGACCGCAACATCACCGCGGCGCTGACCCGGGCGCTGACGGACGCGGGCCACGTCGTGCGCCCGGTCGGGCAGGCCGCCGAAGCCCTGAAGATCCTCACCGAGGAGCAGCCGGACCTGGTGATCCTCGACCTCGGGCTGCCGGACATCGACGGCACGGACGCGCTGCGGATGATGCGTTCCGTGTCGGCCGTACCGGTCATCGTCGCCACGGCACGCCGCTCCGAGGCCGACATCATCACGTTGCTGAGCGACGGCGCCGACGACTACGTGACGAAGCCGTTCTCCAGCGGTCACATCCTGGCTCGGATCACCGCGGTGCTCCGGCGTACCCGGGCCGCCGTCGACACCGCACCCAGCGTGATCACCGTCGGGGAGCTGGAGATCAATCCCCGCCAGCGCCGGGCCGCGCTGCGCGGGCAGGCCCTGCAGCTGACCCGGCGCGAGTTCGATGTGCTCACCTACCTGGCCGAGCGCGTCGGTCAGGTCGTCAGCCGCCGGGAGCTGCTGACCGAGGTCTGGAACCAGTCCCGCATCGGCGAGGAGCAGACCATCGACGTCCACATCTCCTGGCTGCGGCGCAAGCTGGGGGAGACGGCGGCGGCGCCGCGGTTCCTGCACACCGTACGCGGGGTCGGCGTGATGATGGTCGACCCGCAGTGA